In Nicotiana tabacum cultivar K326 chromosome 17, ASM71507v2, whole genome shotgun sequence, one DNA window encodes the following:
- the LOC107806249 gene encoding pentatricopeptide repeat-containing protein At2g33680-like — translation MSHGPSSLALESSASLFTKILHYTQRRNLPKGQSLHAHLIKTGSSSSCIYLSNSIVNLYAKCHRLLDAHLAFQEITNKDVVSWNCLINGYSQLGRPDSSLSVLKLFKQMRQQDENSHVLPNPHTFAGIFTAVSTLGEYYSFTGKQAHCLAFKLSYLNDLFVGSSLLNMYCKAGSRHLVDARKMFDEMPERNSVSWTTMISGYALLRRAKEAVGVFRMMLWEQGRGQDYVNEFVFTSVLSAIALPEFNPVGKQIHGLSLKNGFLWNVSVANATVTMYAKCGSLDDACQAFELSSEKNSITWSALITGYAQNGDCDKALKLFSQMHFCGMNPSEYTLVGVLNACSDFDALSEGKQVHGYLLKLGFEPQMYILTALVDMYSKCGNVSDARRGFDYLKEPDIVLWTSMIAGYVKNGDNENAMGMYSRMLVEGVEPNELTMASVLKACSSLAALEQGKQIHAHIVKHGFSLEVPIGSALSTMYAKSGSLHDGNLVFRRMPARGLVSWNSMMSGLSQNGRGTEALELFEEMLLEGTRPDYVTFVNILSACSHMGLVERGQNIFKMMSDEFGIEPRLEHFACMVDMFGRAGKLYEAKEFIESAANHVDHGLCLWRILLSACRNYRNYELGAYAGEKLMELSSQESSAYVLLSSIYSALGRLEDVERVRRLMNLRGVSKEPGCSWIELKSQFHVFVVGDQLHPQIVDIREELWRLRKQMKDEGYKPDFDPCLELGVIMD, via the coding sequence ATGAGTCATGGTCCATCTTCTCTAGCACTTGAATCCTCTGCTTCCCTTTTCACCAAAATACTCCATTACACTCAACGCAGAAACCTTCCCAAAGGCCAATCTCTTCACGCCCATCTCATTAAAACAGGTTCTTCCTCTTCTTGCATATACTTATCCAACAGCATTGTCAACTTATACGCCAAGTGCCACCGCTTGTTGGACGCCCATCTCGCCTTTCAAGAAATAACAAACAAAGACGTCGTCTCATGGAACTGCCTCATCAATGGCTACTCTCAATTGGGCCGTCCAGATTCATCTCTTTCTGTCCTCAAACTCTTCAAGCAAATGAGACAACAGGACGAAAACTCCCACGTCCTCCCAAATCCTCACACATTTGCTGGCATTTTCACCGCGGTTTCAACTTTGGGGGAGTACTACTCCTTTACAGGGAAGCAAGCTCATTGTCTTGCCTTTAAACTAAGTTACCTTAACGATCTATTTGTGGGCAGTTCCTTGTTGAACATGTATTGCAAGGCTGGTAGTCGTCATCTTGTTGATGCTCGcaagatgtttgatgaaatgcCTGAGAGAAATTCTGTATCTTGGACTACGATGATATCTGGGTATGCATTACTGAGGCGAGCTAAGGAGGCTGTGGGAGTGTTTAGGATGATGCTATGGGAGCAAGGCCGAGGGCAGGATTATGTGAATGAGTTTGTGTTTACTAGTGTTCTGAGTGCTATTGCATTGCCAGAGTTTAACCCGGTAGGGAAGCAAATTCATGGTCTTTCCCTCAAGAATGGATTTTTGTGGAACGTTTCTGTTGCCAATGCTACTGTTACTATGTATGCAAAGTGTGGGAGTTTGGATGATGCATGTCAGGCATTCGAGCTTTCATCTGAAAAGAATTCTATAACCTGGTCTGCATTAATAACAGGTTACGCGCAGAATGGGGACTGCGATAAGGCCTTGAAGTTGTTCTCGCAGATGCATTTCTGTGGGATGAATCCGAGCGAGTACACTCTGGTTGGAGTGCTTAATGCCTGTAGTGATTTTGATGCTCTTAGTGAAGGAAAACAGGTGCATGGATATCTATTGAAGTTAGGGTTTGAGCCTCAAATGTATATTCTGACTGCGTTAGTGGATATGTATTCTAAATGTGGTAATGTTAGTGATGCCAGAAGAGGTTTTGATTATTTGAAAGAACCCGACATAGTTTTATGGACTTCCATGATAGCGGGATATGTTAAGAATGGGGATAATGAAAATGCAATGGGTATGTACTCTAGAATGCTGGTGGAGGGTGTTGAACCTAATGAGTTGACGATGGCGAGCGTGTTAAAAGCTTGTTCTAGCCTTGCTGCTTTGGAACAGGGGAAGCAGATTCATGCTCATATAGTCAAGCATGGGTTTAGTCTTGAAGTTCCAATTGGAAGCGCTCTCTCGACTATGTATGCAAAATCTGGAAGCCTTCATGACGGTAATCTAGTCTTTAGGAGGATGCCTGCGAGGGGCTTAGTGTCATGGAACTCAATGATGTCAGGTCTTTCACAGAATGGCCGCGGTACTGAAGCCCTTGAACTTTTTGAAGAAATGCTTCTTGAGGGAACAAGGCCAGATTATGTTACTTTTGTGAATATTCTTTCTGCTTGTAGCCACATGGGATTGGTAGAGAGAGGGCAGAATATTTTCAAGATGATGTCTGATGAGTTTGGAATAGAGCCTAGGCTAGAGCATTTTGCGTGCATGGTAGATATGTTCGGTCGTGCTGGAAAACTCTATGAAGCAAAAGAGTTTATCGAGTCAGCAGCAAATCATGTTGACCATGGTCTGTGTTTGTGGCGTATCTTGCTAAGTGCTTGCAGGAACTATAGAAACTATGAATTAGGTGCATACGCAGGAGAGAAGTTAATGGAATTGAGTTCACAAGAGTCATCTGCTTATGTGCTACTCTCTAGTATTTATTCAGCTCTGGGAAGATTGGAGGATGTTGAACGCGTGAGAAGGTTGATGAATCTCCGTGGAGTAAGCAAGGAGCCTGGATGTAGCTGGATTGAGCTGAAGAGTCAGTTTCATGTATTTGTTGTTGGAGATCAGTTGCATCCACAAATCGTAGATATACGTGAAGAATTATGGAGGTTAAGAAAGCAAATGAAAGATGAGGGATATAAACCAGATTTCGATCCTTGCTTAGAGTTGGGAGTTATAATGGACTGA
- the LOC142171881 gene encoding uncharacterized protein LOC142171881 produces MRRSWGRLAVTGAWKSGGDASVMLTATTDYIREATREVLGVSKSYSGGHRGDWWWNDVVQGKVKAKKAAYLKLVESNDEERSRANRERSKEDRREAKVVVTEAKTAAFGRLYEELGAKGGDKKLFRLAKAK; encoded by the coding sequence ATGCGCAGGAGTTGGGGGCGGTTAGCGGTTACGGGAGCCTGGAAGAGTGGTGGGGATGCTAGCGTTATGTTGACAGCGACTACAGACTATATAAGGGAGGCgacgagagaggtgttaggggtctcgaagaGCTACTCTGGCGGGCACCGAggcgactggtggtggaatgacgtGGTCCAGGGTAAAGTGAAAGCAAAGAAAGCAGCATACCTGAAGTTAGTGGAGAGCAACGACGAGGAGCGGAGTAGAGCGAACAGAGAAAGATCTAAGGAAGATAGGAGGGAGGCGAAAGTAGtggtcacggaggctaagactgcTGCGTTTGGTCGGCTGTATGAGGAACTGGGGGCCAAAGGTGGGGACAAGAAGTTATTTCGGCTGGCCAAAGCGAAATAG